AAATGATAGCTTCTTACAGAGCCGATCCCGGAAAGGATCACGCCGTTCACGATCTTCTCTTCTCCAACTATCCTTTCCAGTCCCTTGAGGAGGTCGGAACCGAATTTCAGGCGAACCACCTCAACTCGCTGAAAATGATTTTCGACGGCATACACTTCCGGAACGGCGGCACTGTTCGGCAGCGAATCACCGGGCGCCGTCGGAGTGCTCACCTCGATCTTGGTTTGTTGAGCGCCAGCAATACTAATAAATATCACGAATATCATTATGGCGCATTTCATTTTATTCCTCCTGACTTTGTTCGCTTGAGACGGCTGCATGAGAGCATTTAAGAATGTCAGACAACCGGAATTATTTCGCACAATTAGCGGTGACTCCGATCCGGACAGCCCGTCCGAATCTTCGGGACAAGATCACAGGAGCAGCTCCCAATATCCCACATCGATCCATTTTCCCATTTTGTAGCCAACCTCCTTGAAGTGAGCTACTTTTGCGAAT
The window above is part of the Candidatus Kryptoniota bacterium genome. Proteins encoded here:
- a CDS encoding PPC domain-containing DNA-binding protein → MKCAIMIFVIFISIAGAQQTKIEVSTPTAPGDSLPNSAAVPEVYAVENHFQRVEVVRLKFGSDLLKGLERIVGEEKIVNGVILSGIGSVRSYHFHCVSNRDFPSRNICVDNPASSADIACMNGYVIGGRVHAHILFSDSDKAFGGHLEPGTSVFTFAIVTIGVLSDTVDLSRLDDKTYR